In Chthoniobacterales bacterium, a single window of DNA contains:
- a CDS encoding PKD domain-containing protein, whose amino-acid sequence MRKSHHHQSAFFRVRVLLASTLCGVGAALLAMLALAANPPSGSIGPAGPALAWMGTGVGGEGDPSGEVSSEDSCVDGVNCDVFTLTLSGSPAEWSGKKARVQIKWASNTHDYDLFIHKDTVDGPGISASATGGQNTEVADVDPNRGAGTGVFVVHVVYFNVPPIPLDQYNGTVTVVGADEPGGTPVAPPGTARMYNSTAPPGIGDSAGEPSIGCNWTTERSFSNSMFTIPNGGTSTYYGGFLAEMLRVIWNDCSSPAKATWEEKPLVLAATPRALGDPILFTDNATGRTFVAQEETQAGATVDITDDDGETFQPSEGSGPPAGIDHETIASGPYHGPTPPTALYPATGEKRAVYYASQSVSDARASRSDDGGVTFGPAVPMFTTADCGGLHGHLKVTPDTPATRANGTVGTVYVPDNACGGTVDPIGHSDGQQAAIVSEDNGITWSVRPVPGSTTKSDRDPSIGVATDGTIYMGMQSQDGHPRISVSHDQGRTWTAPFDVGAAASIQNCVFPAVVAGDPDRAAFAFFGTTTGGNDYDQPFFTGVWYLYMAVTYDGGQSWTTINVTPNDPIQRGGICGGGTCRNLLDFFDATIDKEGRILIGYEDGCVGPCVDGGANSFTAKAAISRQGGGKRMFAAFDPVEPALPGAPSVTATMNESSIVTLKWPAPDDSGSAITGYRIYRGTSPGGETFLANTGVKGAYIDTATVAGTTYYYRVTAINGIGEGPYCEEVIPELVPGLNPCELPGITILTDPSGDLVTPIGVTSVPDYDLRSLSIAEPFGITDKIVFTVKVESLLTMPPNTRWPVQFRLPGDPANLGRWVDMRTDALGMASFKYGTFVVTNGAYGAPSTVVGDADAESTFNPNGSIKMVISRSKIGDPAPGSLLQGFLIRVRINDTITPDNMPNDLAPAGVYAVVGNDACRLNTPPLASLAADPRSGPAPLTVNFDASSSSDLDAGDTIASYTFNFGDGTPDVTQASPFITHTYTHPGNSFFAILRVTDSRGVMSINPAVRAITTNSVMLNIATRLQVDNGNNVGIGGFIITGTDPKKVVIRGIGPSIPLGGTLSDPVLELHNQSSVLATNDNWKVNDQTQQSQEAEINATGLAPAHDSEAAMLVTLAPGSYTAILRGKNGGGIGLVEAYDIERAVDSQLGNISTRGLVESGNNVMIGGFIIGPGTSGPAKVVVRAMGPSLSSSVPNALADPSLEVFDQNGQSIATNDNWRQDTHADQIEAAGLAPAQDAESAVLLEPLVPGPYTAIVRGVGGTVGVGLVEAYNIR is encoded by the coding sequence GCGTTCTTTTGGCCTCGACCTTATGCGGTGTCGGCGCCGCGTTGCTCGCCATGCTTGCTTTGGCAGCGAATCCGCCCTCGGGCAGCATAGGGCCCGCCGGGCCGGCGCTGGCCTGGATGGGCACCGGTGTGGGCGGAGAAGGGGACCCGAGTGGAGAGGTGTCTAGTGAGGACAGCTGTGTCGATGGGGTCAACTGCGATGTCTTCACGCTGACTCTGAGCGGCAGTCCGGCGGAGTGGTCGGGAAAGAAAGCGCGCGTTCAAATCAAGTGGGCGTCGAACACCCACGACTACGATCTCTTTATTCACAAGGATACAGTGGATGGACCGGGCATCAGCGCATCAGCTACGGGAGGGCAGAATACCGAGGTCGCGGATGTCGATCCCAACCGAGGCGCAGGCACCGGCGTGTTCGTCGTGCATGTCGTTTACTTCAATGTGCCGCCGATTCCTCTCGATCAATACAATGGCACCGTCACGGTGGTGGGAGCTGACGAACCGGGCGGAACTCCTGTCGCACCGCCAGGGACAGCGCGGATGTACAATTCAACCGCGCCCCCCGGAATCGGTGATAGCGCTGGAGAGCCCTCGATCGGCTGCAACTGGACGACGGAGCGAAGTTTCAGCAACAGCATGTTCACGATTCCGAACGGCGGCACCTCCACTTACTACGGCGGCTTCCTGGCCGAAATGCTGCGCGTGATTTGGAATGATTGTTCCTCGCCCGCAAAGGCGACCTGGGAAGAAAAGCCGTTGGTTTTGGCGGCCACGCCCCGTGCCCTGGGCGATCCGATTCTTTTCACCGACAACGCGACCGGCCGCACTTTTGTGGCGCAGGAAGAAACTCAGGCTGGGGCGACGGTGGACATTACGGATGACGACGGTGAGACTTTCCAGCCGAGTGAAGGCAGCGGTCCGCCTGCCGGAATCGATCACGAGACGATCGCCTCCGGGCCGTACCATGGGCCGACTCCCCCGACGGCGCTCTATCCCGCAACTGGCGAGAAGCGCGCCGTTTATTATGCTTCCCAAAGTGTCTCGGACGCCCGCGCGTCGCGCAGTGATGATGGCGGGGTCACGTTTGGGCCGGCGGTGCCGATGTTCACGACGGCGGATTGCGGCGGATTGCACGGCCACCTGAAAGTCACGCCCGATACACCCGCCACGCGGGCGAACGGGACGGTAGGTACGGTATATGTGCCAGACAACGCGTGTGGCGGAACGGTCGACCCGATTGGCCATTCCGATGGGCAACAGGCCGCGATCGTTTCCGAAGACAATGGGATAACCTGGAGCGTCCGGCCGGTTCCCGGGTCGACAACGAAGAGCGATCGCGACCCTTCCATCGGCGTGGCGACCGATGGCACGATCTACATGGGCATGCAGTCGCAGGACGGGCATCCGCGGATTTCGGTTTCGCATGATCAAGGGAGGACCTGGACCGCGCCGTTCGACGTGGGTGCGGCAGCCAGCATCCAGAATTGCGTTTTCCCCGCGGTGGTCGCTGGGGATCCCGATCGCGCCGCGTTTGCCTTCTTCGGCACCACGACGGGGGGCAATGATTACGATCAGCCGTTTTTCACCGGTGTTTGGTACCTTTACATGGCGGTCACTTATGATGGCGGTCAGAGTTGGACGACGATTAATGTGACCCCGAACGATCCAATTCAGCGGGGCGGCATTTGCGGAGGCGGGACCTGCCGAAATCTACTCGATTTCTTTGACGCCACGATCGACAAGGAGGGCCGCATCCTGATCGGTTACGAGGACGGCTGCGTCGGGCCCTGCGTGGATGGCGGCGCAAACTCGTTCACGGCAAAGGCGGCGATTTCCCGGCAGGGCGGCGGCAAGCGGATGTTCGCTGCGTTTGACCCAGTTGAGCCAGCGCTGCCGGGCGCGCCCTCGGTGACTGCGACGATGAACGAATCGAGCATTGTCACCCTGAAGTGGCCCGCGCCGGATGACAGCGGTTCGGCTATTACCGGGTATCGGATTTATCGGGGTACGTCACCAGGGGGTGAGACGTTCCTGGCCAACACCGGAGTCAAAGGGGCCTACATCGATACCGCGACCGTGGCGGGCACCACCTACTATTACCGTGTCACGGCGATTAACGGAATCGGCGAAGGACCTTATTGTGAGGAAGTGATCCCGGAACTGGTTCCGGGTCTCAACCCTTGCGAATTGCCTGGGATTACAATCCTGACCGATCCGTCCGGCGATCTCGTTACCCCGATTGGGGTGACCAGCGTTCCTGATTACGATCTGCGAAGCCTGTCGATAGCGGAGCCTTTCGGCATCACGGACAAAATTGTCTTCACGGTGAAGGTGGAGAGCCTGCTGACCATGCCGCCCAACACGCGCTGGCCGGTGCAATTCCGGCTCCCCGGCGATCCGGCGAACCTTGGCCGGTGGGTCGATATGCGGACCGACGCCCTGGGAATGGCGAGCTTCAAGTACGGGACGTTCGTGGTCACCAACGGCGCCTACGGCGCTCCCAGCACGGTCGTGGGCGACGCCGATGCGGAGAGCACCTTTAATCCGAACGGCTCCATCAAGATGGTGATCTCACGGAGCAAGATCGGTGATCCTGCCCCAGGATCTCTCCTGCAAGGCTTCCTCATTCGAGTGAGAATCAACGATACGATTACGCCGGACAACATGCCGAACGACCTCGCGCCGGCCGGCGTTTACGCGGTGGTTGGGAATGACGCCTGCCGTCTCAATACGCCGCCTCTGGCTTCTCTGGCGGCGGACCCGCGGAGTGGGCCGGCGCCTTTGACCGTGAACTTTGACGCCTCAAGCTCGAGCGATCTCGATGCGGGCGACACGATCGCTTCCTACACCTTCAACTTCGGTGATGGCACTCCGGACGTCACCCAGGCGAGTCCGTTTATTACTCATACCTATACCCACCCGGGTAACTCATTCTTTGCCATCCTGCGCGTGACCGACTCGCGCGGCGTAATGAGTATCAACCCGGCGGTGAGAGCCATTACCACCAACTCGGTGATGCTGAATATCGCGACCCGGCTCCAGGTTGATAACGGGAACAACGTCGGCATCGGCGGCTTTATCATAACCGGAACCGACCCAAAGAAGGTGGTGATTCGAGGCATCGGACCATCAATTCCACTCGGTGGAACGTTGTCCGATCCGGTGCTGGAATTGCACAATCAAAGCAGCGTCCTCGCGACCAATGATAACTGGAAAGTGAACGATCAGACCCAGCAATCGCAGGAGGCGGAAATCAATGCGACCGGCCTCGCCCCCGCACACGACAGCGAAGCGGCGATGCTGGTGACGCTTGCGCCGGGATCCTACACCGCCATTCTTCGTGGGAAAAACGGCGGCGGTATCGGGTTGGTCGAGGCGTACGACATCGAGCGGGCCGTCGATTCGCAACTGGGAAACATTAGTACTCGCGGTCTCGTTGAGTCGGGTAACAACGTCATGATCGGTGGCTTTATCATCGGTCCGGGGACATCCGGCCCGGCAAAGGTTGTCGTCCGCGCGATGGGTCCCTCGCTCAGCTCGTCGGTGCCGAACGCTCTCGCCGATCCGAGTCTGGAGGTCTTCGATCAGAACGGCCAATCAATCGCGACCAATGATAACTGGCGGCAGGACACCCACGCGGACCAGATCGAGGCCGCCGGGCTGGCGCCGGCACAAGATGCGGAATCGGCTGTCCTCCTGGAACCCCTGGTCCCGGGTCCCTATACCGCCATTGTTCGCGGAGTGGGCGGCACGGTGGGCGTTGGGTTAGTGGAAGCGTACAATATTAGATAA